ttttgtgaaaaactttttttacatatactacaaaaataaggtttctcaccagtatgaacacgactgtgttCATTCAGAATCCCTTTatctgaaaaactcttattacatatactacaagaataaggtttctcacctgTATGAATACGACTGTGTTTTATCAGActacatttttgtgaaaaacttttattacatatactacaagaataaggtctCTCACCAGAATGAACACGACTGTGTTTTTTTAGACAacctttttgtgaaaaacttttattacatatattacaagaataaggtttctcaccagtatgaacacgactgtgttCATTCAGAATCCATTTATCTGAAAAagtcttattacatatactacaaggaTAAGGCTTCTCACCTGTATGAATACGACTGTGTTTTATGAGActaaatttcagtgaaaaacttttattacatatactacaagaataaggtttctcaccagtatgaacacaaCTGCGTTCATTCAGAGTCCCTTTatctgaaaaactcttattacatatactacaagaataaggcttctcctCAGTATGAATACggtaatgtttatttagagtccctttgtctgagaaactcttattacatatactacaagaataaggcttctcaccagtatgaacatgACTGTGTCTGATAAGACTACTTTTgagtgaaaaacttttattacatatgctacaagaataaggtttctccccagtatgaacacgacggTGCTTAATCAGAGTCCCGCTggttgaaaaactcttattacatatactacaagaataaggcttctcctCAGTATGAATACggtaatgtttatttagagtccctttgtctgagaaactcttattacatatactacaagaataaggcttctcctCAGTATGAATACggtaatgtttatttagagtCCCTTTCTCTGagaaactcttattacatatactacaagaataaggcttctcaccagtatgaacatgACTGTGTCTGATAAGACTACTTTTtagtgaaaaacttttattacatatactacaagaataaggtttctccccagtatgaacacgacagTGCTTAATCAGATTCCCTCTggttgaaaaactcttattacatatactacaagaataaggtttctcaccagtatgaatacAACTGTGTTCATTCAGAGTCCCTTTatctgaaaaactcttattacatatattacaagaataaggcgcttcaccagtatgaacacaaATGTGTGTAGTGAGATTACTGCTTtgtgaacaaattttattacatatactacaagaataaggtttctcactaGTATTCTGAGCACAACTGTGTGTAGtcatattacttttttctgaaaaactcttattacatatactacaagaagaAGGTTTCTATCCAGTATGAACACAACTGTGATTATTCAGAAGCTCACtttgagaaaaacttttattacatatattacaagAAAAAGGCTTCTCACCAGCATGAACAAGACATTGTTTTGtttgattacttttttgtgaaaatcccttattttatatactacaagaataagagTTTTCACCAGTGTGAATTTTAGTGTTTAATCGCACTTTTTCCTGAAAAACTCTTGTTAGAATAACGAGAATAAGGTTTACTTACAGAGTGATACttattctgaattaaattaGGCCTTTAATAATATATGATACAAATAAAGAGCATGCTGAATCAAGTTACTTACtttgactaaatttttaattaagtaaaatataatactgaAGAAATATGATCACATTACAGCAGgcatatgatttatttaatagatGCAGCtgtgaaaacattaatttaagttatattgagatgtaaatattttctatttttcacaaaactactttaatatttcttttttgttgaatatacCAAGAtacaaatctaaattatttcactttatgtttttttttatcacaaaaaaatctGCAGAAACAATGTACAACTTCATGTATTGGATTTAATTGGATACATTAAGAATGAGTGCAGTTTTagatataatgtaaaattgttgttatttgttattaggaagacatattataaaaatgaacagGAACAAACAATAATGATATTAACTGTTTTGAAcatgaaattatcaaatttgatttcattagtAATTTATTCACATAAACACTGCAGAAATAtagttcattataaattaagaaaagcaaaaaaaaaaaattttttttttcactatcaCAAACTTATAAGGTTTAAcattatctattaaaatattaaaaaaaaaaacttaattgccaatttttatatcaatgttCTATCATGCACAAGAAAAGCAAGCTCCTATTCATTACCATAAATATGAGaatatcaaaaaagtttaattttatttttgagtattaAATTGCCCTAACAGAAAACATTTTCTCAGTGTGAACAAGAAAAtcactattaaaatttcttgtgtATGAATATCAAATCATATGTGTTTTATGGAAGGGACAGACAGCTTAATTATCTGCAActgtaattttaatctatttgcaACCTTTCAATAATACACTGCATCAAAAGTTCATTTAGAGTGTTatttaaaccaaattattatttttttcttgattaattaATCACAATGactgcttaaataaattatttccatattatgaactctaaaaaattaaatgaaactaattctTTTTGTACACTTTTTAGAACagaagtaaaatgttttacagtaaaaaagtataataatgaaCTACACTTGGAAACTTATAAACAAACTACAtgcattaaatttctatatgtataaatatttttctgtcattGCACAGATAGTATTTGCTGTTAGTATTGCAACATAGAATGTTACTGCCAACTTAGAATGAGATTGCCTTTAATAATAATGCTTCCTTTTGCCAGAAAGAAGTTACACACGCTTAATGAATAGTTTGATTATATAAATCATACAGAAAACAcaatctgcaaaaaaaaaaaaaatatgtgcgcacaatatgaaatttatttactgtcAGCAAGAAGATATTTTATCATTCACATCGATTTTTTCTCCGTATAAAGAAGATAACATATGAATTAAGTCTGCAaggaaataactttttaaagcgCGATCTATATTGTTTCGATTACTGCGATGGTAATTCACTTTATATTTGTATGATTATGGATACGCAGgcttataaatttaatccaaGTAGGGGCAAATCAAAAACACAAATAGGGTTAGTTAAAGTCGTCTTCGGTATAAGtaagaaagtatgttttaacATAGTTTATCTC
The nucleotide sequence above comes from Parasteatoda tepidariorum isolate YZ-2023 chromosome 6, CAS_Ptep_4.0, whole genome shotgun sequence. Encoded proteins:
- the LOC107442384 gene encoding zinc finger protein 271-like encodes the protein MTTHSCAQNTSEKPYSCSICNKICSQSSNLTTHICVHTGEAPYSCNICNKSFSDKGTLNEHSCIHTGEKPYSCSICNKSFSTRGNLIKHCRVHTGEKPYSCSICNKSFSLKSSLIRHSHVHTGEKPYSCSICNKSFSEKGTLNKHYRIHTEEKPYSCSICNKSFSDKGTLNKHYRIHTEEKPYSCSICNKSFSTSGTLIKHRRVHTGEKPYSCSICNKSFSLKSSLIRHSHVHTGEKPYSCSICNKSFSDKGTLNKHYRIHTEEKPYSCSICNKSFSDKGTLNERSCVHTGEKPYSCSICNKSFSLKFSLIKHSRIHTGEKPYPCSICNKTFSDKWILNEHSRVHTGEKPYSCNICNKSFSQKGCLKKHSRVHSGERPYSCSICNKSFSQKCSLIKHSRIHTGEKPYSCSICNKSFSDKGILNEHSRVHTGEKPYFCSICKKSFSQKGCLIRHSRVHTGEKFYSCRICNKSLSECLC